A stretch of the Pseudomonas helvetica genome encodes the following:
- a CDS encoding LuxR C-terminal-related transcriptional regulator encodes MTVFAHQLKDLERLAFKVSPAPQLITGNRVMLDCNEAFLELFGYQREELLGHLTLLIYPSQADYKAIGNRSQTWLRNSQSGSYSDERFMQHKSGEVFWARSHGYSLTPDDPFKLMVWHFERMDRPHHATVNLTPREREISMHIVNGLTCKEVAKKLAISHRTVEVHRARLMKKLQAKNSAELVSKIIFVS; translated from the coding sequence ATGACCGTCTTCGCACATCAACTGAAAGACCTTGAGCGCCTGGCATTCAAGGTGTCGCCCGCCCCGCAACTCATCACCGGCAACCGCGTGATGCTCGACTGCAACGAGGCATTTCTGGAACTGTTCGGCTACCAGCGCGAAGAGCTTCTGGGTCATCTGACCCTGCTGATCTATCCCTCCCAGGCGGACTACAAAGCCATCGGCAATCGCAGCCAGACCTGGTTGCGCAACAGCCAGAGCGGCTCCTATTCCGACGAACGCTTCATGCAACACAAAAGCGGCGAAGTGTTCTGGGCCAGGTCGCACGGTTATAGCTTGACCCCCGACGATCCGTTCAAACTGATGGTCTGGCACTTCGAACGCATGGACCGGCCGCACCACGCCACGGTCAATCTCACACCCCGCGAACGCGAAATCTCGATGCACATCGTCAATGGCCTGACCTGCAAGGAAGTGGCCAAAAAACTGGCAATTTCCCACAGAACCGTGGAAGTCCACCGCGCCCGCCTGATGAAAAAACTGCAGGCCAAGAACAGCGCGGAGTTGGTGTCGAAGATTATTTTTGTGAGTTGA
- a CDS encoding YciI family protein → MRFMIIIKASQDSEAGVMPTQELLTAMGNYNEELVKAGILLGGEGLHPSSKGSRVRFSGEKRTVIDGPFAETKELIAGYWLWQVKSKQEAIDWVKRCPNPMPGTEAEIEIRQVFEAEDFGAEFTPELREQEERVWAQAKDQAKKC, encoded by the coding sequence ATGCGATTCATGATCATTATAAAAGCCAGCCAGGACTCCGAAGCCGGCGTGATGCCTACCCAGGAATTGTTGACCGCGATGGGCAACTACAACGAAGAGCTGGTCAAGGCTGGCATCCTCCTCGGCGGCGAAGGCCTGCACCCCAGCAGCAAAGGCTCCCGCGTGCGCTTCTCTGGCGAGAAACGCACGGTGATCGACGGCCCGTTCGCCGAAACCAAGGAGCTGATCGCCGGCTATTGGCTGTGGCAGGTGAAGTCGAAGCAGGAAGCCATCGACTGGGTCAAACGCTGCCCAAACCCGATGCCGGGCACAGAGGCCGAAATAGAAATTCGCCAGGTGTTCGAGGCGGAAGATTTCGGCGCCGAGTTCACACCGGAGCTGCGCGAGCAGGAAGAGCGTGTGTGGGCGCAGGCGAAAGATCAGGCGAAGAAGTGCTGA
- a CDS encoding nucleotidyl transferase AbiEii/AbiGii toxin family protein, translating to MSLFDELVDEALRNQQNLAPLRVVVEKELLHHDIMLALSSAGMLVKLTFIGGTCLRACYGSNRLSEDLDFTGGADFNRESLTQLAQVLVDTLKAKYGLEVEVGEPVREEGNVDTWKLKVQTRPGRKDLPAQRINIDVCAIPSYQPQPMLLLNPYGVDMGTSGLILQAETREEIYADKIVAFALRPNRIKNRDLWDMVWLRQQGVTPQLDLVAKKLADHHCEQDEFLRLFKERSAALVADPKIVAEFRKEMSRFLPGELVMKTVNEPAFWTFLVGHIRELYVTTERVLNGSDGAQGFKM from the coding sequence ATGAGTTTGTTTGATGAGCTGGTCGATGAAGCGCTTAGAAACCAGCAAAATCTTGCACCGTTGCGAGTTGTTGTAGAAAAGGAACTGCTGCACCACGACATCATGCTGGCGCTGAGCTCCGCTGGCATGCTCGTAAAACTGACCTTTATCGGCGGTACTTGCCTGCGCGCCTGCTATGGCTCGAATCGTTTGAGCGAAGATCTCGACTTCACCGGTGGGGCTGACTTCAATCGTGAAAGCCTGACCCAACTTGCTCAGGTACTGGTTGATACCCTGAAGGCCAAATATGGTCTTGAAGTCGAAGTCGGTGAACCGGTTCGCGAGGAAGGTAATGTCGACACCTGGAAACTGAAAGTCCAGACCCGACCCGGACGCAAGGATTTGCCTGCCCAGCGCATCAACATCGACGTTTGCGCCATCCCGAGTTACCAGCCACAACCGATGCTGCTGCTCAATCCGTATGGGGTCGACATGGGCACCAGCGGTCTGATCTTACAGGCTGAAACACGTGAAGAAATCTATGCCGACAAGATCGTTGCGTTTGCCCTGCGCCCCAATCGAATCAAGAACCGCGATCTGTGGGACATGGTCTGGTTGCGTCAGCAAGGCGTAACGCCGCAGCTGGATCTGGTTGCAAAAAAACTCGCTGATCATCATTGCGAGCAGGACGAGTTCTTGAGATTGTTCAAGGAGCGTTCAGCGGCGCTGGTTGCTGATCCGAAAATCGTCGCCGAGTTTCGCAAGGAAATGAGCCGGTTCCTGCCGGGTGAATTGGTGATGAAAACCGTTAATGAACCGGCGTTCTGGACGTTTTTGGTGGGGCATATACGTGAGTTGTATGTGACGACTGAACGCGTGTTGAATGGAAGTGATGGTGCGCAGGGTTTCAAGATGTGA
- a CDS encoding type IV toxin-antitoxin system AbiEi family antitoxin domain-containing protein, translating into MKPSVESCGMQSYTTSMQPMGRLIRKLSSLASEERYLFTPDDLRVLVPDISEGAYKTLLSRAVSQGHLARVCRGLYLFEAAKPVSGLVLFHAAARLRATQFNYISLETALSDCGVISQIPINWISLMSSGRSSIISCGRWGTIEFVHTRQQPQDLVGQIHYDARCRLWRATPQQALRDMKVAKRNMDLIDWSAANEFV; encoded by the coding sequence GTGAAACCTTCCGTAGAGTCATGCGGCATGCAATCCTACACAACATCGATGCAGCCCATGGGGCGCCTCATCCGAAAACTGAGCAGTCTGGCCAGTGAAGAGCGCTATCTTTTTACTCCGGACGACCTCAGGGTTCTTGTGCCGGATATCTCCGAAGGTGCCTATAAAACCTTGTTGAGCCGTGCTGTCTCGCAAGGCCATCTGGCGCGGGTGTGCAGAGGGCTTTACCTGTTTGAGGCGGCCAAACCCGTCAGTGGTCTGGTGCTGTTTCATGCGGCTGCCAGATTGCGCGCCACGCAATTCAACTACATCAGCCTGGAAACAGCATTGAGCGATTGCGGGGTCATCTCACAGATCCCCATCAACTGGATCTCGCTGATGTCATCCGGGCGCAGCAGCATTATTTCATGTGGACGCTGGGGCACCATCGAGTTTGTACATACCCGTCAGCAACCCCAGGATCTGGTGGGTCAGATTCATTACGATGCGCGATGCCGGCTATGGCGAGCAACACCGCAACAGGCATTACGTGACATGAAAGTTGCGAAACGGAACATGGACCTGATCGATTGGAGTGCCGCCAATGAGTTTGTTTGA
- a CDS encoding DUF2252 domain-containing protein, translating into MTTLKDRLKQGKDARKQCSRNAQALLGKTDRDPLPLIKASSAGRIRSLNELRFGRMLVSPFAFYRGNALLHAHDLSGTPDMGLHSTICGDCHLMNFGGFGTPERNLLFSVNDFDEAHPGPWEWDLKRLVTSFLVAIRDLRHVASVEEDICRRVVSAYRESMAECAEQSALEIWYDALGYNELLKQEPSTSTLEHVKNAINKAEHRTHAELLPKICERDKHGRLLIRDDLPHIFHLHKDSTLLDANDDWMRVDDWRPPYDSLMHDYRATLMGDRRDLLARFQVQDLAFKVVGVGSVGTRCLVALLTDDQERPLFLQLKEARRSVIADYVKAKSRIRHDGQRVVEGQRLMQSASDLFLGWTTSPNGQHFYVRQLRDMKISAELETFDAETFSAYGHICGKALARAHAKASGQAAQISGYIGKSEVMANALFKYAKAYSEQNECDFERFQRACRKGKLQARSETDFAADHLP; encoded by the coding sequence ATGACCACCCTCAAAGACCGTCTGAAGCAGGGCAAGGATGCGCGCAAGCAGTGCTCGCGTAATGCTCAGGCGCTGCTCGGCAAGACTGATCGCGACCCACTCCCCTTGATCAAGGCCTCCAGTGCAGGGCGAATCCGTTCGCTGAACGAGTTGCGCTTCGGGCGCATGCTGGTTTCGCCTTTCGCCTTCTATCGTGGCAACGCTCTGCTCCATGCCCACGACCTGTCCGGGACGCCGGACATGGGCCTGCATTCAACCATTTGCGGCGACTGTCACCTGATGAACTTCGGTGGTTTTGGCACACCGGAACGCAACCTGCTGTTCAGCGTCAACGACTTCGATGAAGCTCACCCGGGTCCATGGGAGTGGGACCTGAAACGGCTGGTGACGAGCTTTCTGGTCGCCATTCGCGACCTGCGCCACGTTGCGTCAGTGGAGGAAGACATCTGTCGCCGTGTGGTCTCAGCCTATCGAGAGAGCATGGCCGAATGCGCCGAGCAGAGTGCCCTGGAAATCTGGTACGACGCCCTCGGTTACAACGAATTGCTCAAACAGGAACCCTCCACCAGCACGCTGGAGCATGTGAAAAACGCCATTAACAAAGCCGAGCATCGCACCCACGCGGAACTGCTGCCCAAGATATGTGAGCGCGATAAACACGGCCGCTTGCTGATCCGTGATGATCTGCCACATATCTTCCATCTGCACAAAGACTCCACGCTACTGGACGCCAATGATGACTGGATGCGCGTGGACGATTGGCGACCACCGTACGACAGCCTCATGCACGATTACCGAGCCACGCTGATGGGCGATCGTCGTGATTTGCTGGCGCGCTTCCAGGTCCAGGACCTGGCGTTCAAAGTCGTTGGGGTGGGCAGCGTCGGGACACGCTGCCTGGTTGCTCTGCTGACCGACGACCAGGAGCGACCGCTGTTTTTGCAGCTCAAGGAAGCACGCCGTTCGGTGATTGCCGATTACGTCAAAGCCAAATCGCGGATACGCCATGACGGCCAGCGCGTGGTTGAAGGCCAGCGCCTGATGCAGTCGGCCAGCGATCTGTTCCTCGGTTGGACCACCAGCCCCAATGGCCAGCACTTCTATGTGCGCCAGCTACGGGACATGAAAATATCGGCGGAGCTGGAAACCTTCGATGCCGAAACGTTTTCCGCGTATGGCCACATCTGTGGCAAAGCCCTGGCTCGAGCCCATGCCAAAGCTAGCGGACAAGCTGCACAAATCAGCGGTTACATTGGCAAGAGCGAGGTCATGGCCAATGCCCTGTTCAAGTACGCCAAGGCCTATTCCGAGCAGAACGAGTGCGACTTCGAACGCTTTCAACGAGCCTGCCGCAAAGGCAAACTACAGGCCCGTTCGGAAACTGATTTTGCCGCTGATCATCTGCCTTAG